A region of the Candidatus Hydrogenedentota bacterium genome:
ATCGTCGTCCATGCTGAGGCGCGATCCCACATAGGCCATGTTGTAGCCGTAGCCGCCGGTGCCCGCCTCGAAGGCGTTGGGGGCCTCCTGGTGCTTCCGGAACTCGAAGAATTCGGGGCACTCCTTGACGCGCCCGTCGGGGAGATACTCGAAGAGGGGGCCCTTCCGCGCGTCGAACTCGCTGTTCTGGTTGGGGGTCTCCCGCGCGCCGTGCCAGCGCAGCCGCCCGCCGAAATGCTCGGGCTCGGCGTCCGGCAGGAGGAAGTCGTACATGTCCGCCGCGGCGGGCACGTAGTGCCCGTTGTGCTCGTTCGCGTACATGGTGTTCGCCAGGTACAACTGCCGCAGGTTGTTCACGCACTGCACCGAGCGCCCCTGCGCCCGCGCGCGGGACAGTGCCGGGAGCAGAATCGCCGCCAGTATGCTGATGATGGCGATGACCACCAGCAGTTCGACCAGCGTGAAGGCGTCTTTTCCAGCGCGGCGGCGCATCACGCGGCCCTCCGGCGCAGCCGCCATGCCGCGGCCAGGGCCAGCAGCGCCGCGAGCGGAACCGCGCCGCGCAGGGGCAGGTCCGCCACCTCAAGCAGCCAGGTTTCCGCCGCCACCAGTTCCGTCTCGTCCGGGTCCGCGTAGAGGAACACCTCCAGCCGGGCCGTGGAGCCCGCGTCCCCCGCGTCCACCCGCACGGAGAAATTGGCCACGCCGCCCCGCAGGGAAATCTGGTGTCCCTCCTCCGCCGGGAAGGCGTCTCCGGGGGCGATGACGCGCCCGCCCCGCACCGCCACGGTGACACGCGAATTCTGGTCCAAAAGATTGCCGAATGCGTCCCGGACCGGACCGGTGGTGAAGTCCACCGGACCGGGCGCCTTGGGTTGCGCGTTCAGGGTGAACAGATCCACAGGCCCCGCCGCCGGACCGGCAGACACCGGAACGGCCAGCGAGCCGCTGGCGGTGCCGTCCAGGGAGGCCGCCGCCACGGTGGCCGTGCCCGCGACGGTCCCGCAGCGCAGGGTGAAACTGATGCGCCCGC
Encoded here:
- a CDS encoding prepilin-type N-terminal cleavage/methylation domain-containing protein; this encodes MAAAPEGRVMRRRAGKDAFTLVELLVVIAIISILAAILLPALSRARAQGRSVQCVNNLRQLYLANTMYANEHNGHYVPAAADMYDFLLPDAEPEHFGGRLRWHGARETPNQNSEFDARKGPLFEYLPDGRVKECPEFFEFRKHQEAPNAFEAGTGGYGYNMAYVGSRLSMDDDLVQACRTGMRDGDIKSPGQTIMFADAALPQDGYIIEYGFVEPPKPVSKAHPRGQPGENYASPSMHFRHYKRVNVIWCDGHVSSERWEWAPEENIFGERNSRWAVGWFGPKNNFYFDHISKDDYPAEEDGE